GGTTTGTATCCACCAGCCAGTGGCGACAGCTATGGCGCTACGCCTGGGAACAGGCGCAACCCGAAGTATCATCGTTACCGCCAGGCTGGCAGATTCAGCGGGGGCAGACAACCACCGGGGGATGTGTCAGCATCAACGTTACCGTGAGTTCGCCAGCGGGCAGGCAGGGGCAAATGACGCGATTATTTTGCCCGAACAGTCAGTAGTCAGGAGCGCTTATGTTACGGGTCTACCACTCCAATCGTCTGGATGTGCTGGAAGCATTGATGGAGTTTATTGTTGAGCATAACAGGCTCGACGATCCCTTTGAGCCTGAAGTTGTGCTGGTACAGAGCACCGGCATGGCGCAATGGCTGCAAATGACGCTCGCACAGAAGTTCAGCATTGCCGCCAATATTACCTTCCCGCTGCCCGCGAGCTTTATCTGGGAGATGTTCGTCACCGTACTGGACGGAATCCCCAAAGAGAGCGCGTTTAACAAACAGAGTATGAGCTGGAAGCTGATGTCTCTGCTGCCCGGCATGCTGGAGCAAGAGGCGTTCACCATGCTGCGCCATTATCTGAATGATGACGATGACAAGCGTAAACTCTTCCAGCTCTCTTCACGCGTGGCGGATCTCTACGATCAATATCTGGTTTACCGCCCTGAGTGGCTGACGCGATGGGAAGCGGGTGAACAGATCGACGGGCTGGATGAAGCGCAGCGCTGGCAAGCACCGCTGTGGCGTGCATTGGTGGAACATACCGCCGCGCTGGGGCAGCCACACTGGCACCGCGCCAATCTCTACCAGCGTTTTATCGATAAGCTTGAATCGGCTGAGCAGCGGCCCGCCGGTTTGCCTTCGCGCGTCTTTATTTGTGGGATTTCCGCGCTGCCGCCCATCTATTTGCAAGCGCTTCAGGCGCTGGGTAAGCATATTGATGTCCATCTTTTATTTACGAATCCCTGCCGTTACTACTGGGGCGACATTAAAGATCCGGCATTTCTGGCGAAACTGATCACCCGTAATCGTCGGCATCACCGGGAAAACCGACAGTTTCCCCTGTTCCGTGATACACAAAACGCCGAAGGTCTGTTTAATGCTGATGGCGAGCAGGATGTTGGCAACCCTTTGCTGGCTTCGTGGGGCAAGCTGGGGCGGGACAACATTTTCCTGCTGGCGGGCATGGAGCGCTATGAAGAGCTGGATGCTTTCGTCGACATTACGCCCGGCTCACTGCTGCAAAATCTGAAGTACGATATCCTGGAACTGCAAAATGGTGCGGTGGCGGGCGTAACGGCAGAAGAGTTTTCCCGCAGTGACAAAAAACGGCTGCTTGATCCCAACGATCGCAGCGTAACGGTGCATATCTGCCACAGCCCGCAGCGAGAAGTCGAGATCCTGCATGACCGACTGCTAACGATGCTGGAAGAGGATCCTGAACTGACGCCTCGCGATATCGTGGTCATGGTCGCCGATATCGACAGCTACAGCCCGTATATTCAGGCGGTTTTCGGTAGTGCCACGGGTGAACGTTATCTTCCCTATGCTATTTCCGACCGCCGCGCGCGGCAGGCTCATCCGGCGCTGCAGGCCTTTATCAGTTTGCTTTCCCTGCCTGACAGCCGCTTTGTGAGTGAAGATGTGCTGGCGCTGCTGGATGTTCCGGTGCTGGCGGCGCGTTTCAACATCAATGAAGAGGGGCTGCGTTACCTGCGTTTATGGGTCAATGAGTCCGGCATTCGCTGGGGAATGGACGACGACAACGTTCGCGAGCTTGAATTACCCCCGACCGGGCAGCACACCTGGCAATTTGGCCTGACGCGAATGCTGCTCGGTTATGCAATGGAAAGCCGCCAGGGGGAGTGGCAGTCGATTTTACCGTATGACGAATCCAGCGGGCTTATCGCGGAATTAGTCGGCCACCTGGCGGAGCTATTGATGCAGCTTAATATCTGGCGTCGTGGCTTGTCTGAGGCGCGACCGCTGGAAGAGTGGCTCCCGGTTTGTCGCGACATGCTTAATGACTTTTTCCTGCCAGACCAGGACACCGAAGCCGCGCTGGCGCTGATTGAACAGCAGTGGCAGGACATTATCGCGCAGGGTGTTGGCGCCAATTACCACGACGCGATCCCGCTTTCACTACTGCGTGACGAGCTGGCTCAGCGCCTCGATCAGGAGCGTATAAGTCAGCGTTTCCTCGCGGGGCCTGTGAATATCTGTACCCTGATGCCGATGCGCTCTATTCCTTTCAAAGTGGTCTGTCTGCTGGGCATGAATGATGGTGTCTACCCGCGTGCGCTGCCTCCGCTGGGGTTTGACCTGATGAGCCAGAAGCCACAGCGTGGTGACCGCAGCCGTCGGGATGATGACCGCTATTTGTTCCTCGAAGCGCTTAACTCAGCGCAACAGCAGCTCTATATCAGCTACATCGGCCGGTCTATCCAGGATAACAAAGAGCGCTTTCCCTCGGTGTTGGTGCAGGAGCTGGTGGATTACATTGGACAGAGCCACTACTTACCAGGCGATGCCTTGCTTAATTGCGATGAAAGCGAGAAGCGGGTAAAGGCACATATTACGCATCTGCATACGCGTATGCCGT
This genomic interval from Kosakonia sacchari SP1 contains the following:
- a CDS encoding prepilin-type N-terminal cleavage/methylation domain-containing protein, whose translation is MPVAVNKQRGFSLTEVLLAMLLMVMVVTALGGYHRALVSGFVSTSQWRQLWRYAWEQAQPEVSSLPPGWQIQRGQTTTGGCVSINVTVSSPAGRQGQMTRLFCPNSQ
- the recC gene encoding exodeoxyribonuclease V subunit gamma → MLRVYHSNRLDVLEALMEFIVEHNRLDDPFEPEVVLVQSTGMAQWLQMTLAQKFSIAANITFPLPASFIWEMFVTVLDGIPKESAFNKQSMSWKLMSLLPGMLEQEAFTMLRHYLNDDDDKRKLFQLSSRVADLYDQYLVYRPEWLTRWEAGEQIDGLDEAQRWQAPLWRALVEHTAALGQPHWHRANLYQRFIDKLESAEQRPAGLPSRVFICGISALPPIYLQALQALGKHIDVHLLFTNPCRYYWGDIKDPAFLAKLITRNRRHHRENRQFPLFRDTQNAEGLFNADGEQDVGNPLLASWGKLGRDNIFLLAGMERYEELDAFVDITPGSLLQNLKYDILELQNGAVAGVTAEEFSRSDKKRLLDPNDRSVTVHICHSPQREVEILHDRLLTMLEEDPELTPRDIVVMVADIDSYSPYIQAVFGSATGERYLPYAISDRRARQAHPALQAFISLLSLPDSRFVSEDVLALLDVPVLAARFNINEEGLRYLRLWVNESGIRWGMDDDNVRELELPPTGQHTWQFGLTRMLLGYAMESRQGEWQSILPYDESSGLIAELVGHLAELLMQLNIWRRGLSEARPLEEWLPVCRDMLNDFFLPDQDTEAALALIEQQWQDIIAQGVGANYHDAIPLSLLRDELAQRLDQERISQRFLAGPVNICTLMPMRSIPFKVVCLLGMNDGVYPRALPPLGFDLMSQKPQRGDRSRRDDDRYLFLEALNSAQQQLYISYIGRSIQDNKERFPSVLVQELVDYIGQSHYLPGDALLNCDESEKRVKAHITHLHTRMPFDPANYTADEWQSYVRDWLPAASLQGQAHAEFIQALDDVPLETLTFDQLQRFWAHPVRAFFQMRLRVNFRPEESEIPDAEPFILDGLSRYQVNQEILNTLVEEQDAEKLFRRYRAAGVLPYGAFGEIIWETQCQEMQELANRVIAYRQPSDSLEIDLHCAGVHLTGWLPRVQPDGLLRWRPALLSVSQGLQLWLEHLVYCANGCTGTSRLFVRKEGEWCFPPLPADKALEYLATLIEGYREGMVKPLLLLPESGGAWIKVCYDAANDAMLKDEETLQKAQSKFLQAYEGNMVVRGEGDDVWYQRLWRTLEPEYYAEITEQAQRFLLPLYRHNQSD